Proteins from a single region of Crassaminicella profunda:
- a CDS encoding sulfurtransferase TusA family protein gives MAEINLNCKGLQCPGPIMQVFKAAKEAQAGDVLNVKVTDRGFSKDIQAWCKKTGNELLDLNETDTEITAKILKK, from the coding sequence TTGTAAAGGATTACAATGTCCAGGACCTATCATGCAGGTGTTTAAGGCAGCAAAGGAAGCACAAGCAGGAGATGTACTCAATGTAAAAGTTACAGATAGAGGTTTCTCAAAAGATATACAAGCATGGTGCAAAAAAACAGGAAATGAGCTGTTAGACTTAAACGAAACAGATACGGAAATAACAGCAAAAATCCTTAAAAAGTAA
- a CDS encoding YibE/F family protein, producing MRKKCLFIIVWIILFGNIVVAEEFENTYVKAEVIHVEKVNYKEARSQIIKLRILEGDYKEKEITTEYFTIEYSQYNFDLHKGNKVMVSIVKNDQNQIEARIMNICREDHLKLLGIIFLIAVIIFGRIRGLLSVVSLGISGLIILKLMIPMIVNGYNPVIGAIICSILIILISFILISGFTRKSMIAILGTVGGTITAAILAQIFTKLCTITGLASEEINFLIREVGLEIDFRGLYLSGVLIGSIGVVMDVAMTITSVIFELKSHSPSIGFIKLVHSGLEVGKDVMATMVNTLILAYVGGSMPLFLMFYNFDLSLTQMVSKEIIATEIIRSLCGSIGLILTIPLTSFIASMMVENKCDGRYYK from the coding sequence ATGAGAAAAAAATGTTTGTTCATTATCGTATGGATTATTTTATTTGGAAATATAGTTGTAGCTGAAGAGTTTGAAAATACTTATGTAAAAGCTGAAGTAATCCATGTAGAAAAAGTAAATTATAAGGAAGCTCGTAGTCAAATTATAAAGCTAAGAATATTAGAAGGGGATTACAAAGAAAAAGAAATAACAACAGAATATTTTACTATAGAATATTCTCAATACAATTTTGATTTACACAAAGGGAATAAAGTAATGGTGAGTATTGTTAAGAATGATCAAAACCAAATAGAAGCACGTATCATGAATATTTGTCGGGAGGATCATTTAAAATTATTAGGGATTATTTTTTTAATCGCTGTAATTATTTTTGGTAGAATTAGAGGATTACTTTCTGTAGTATCATTAGGAATTTCAGGATTAATTATTTTAAAATTAATGATTCCTATGATTGTTAACGGTTATAATCCTGTTATAGGTGCAATAATCTGTAGCATATTGATTATTTTAATTAGTTTTATTTTGATCAGTGGATTTACACGAAAGAGTATGATTGCAATTTTAGGAACTGTTGGAGGAACGATTACAGCTGCCATACTAGCACAAATCTTTACCAAACTTTGTACCATTACCGGACTCGCAAGTGAAGAGATTAATTTTTTAATCAGAGAAGTAGGTCTAGAAATTGATTTTCGAGGTCTTTATTTAAGTGGCGTTTTGATTGGTTCTATTGGTGTTGTCATGGATGTAGCCATGACGATTACATCTGTTATTTTCGAATTGAAAAGTCATTCTCCTTCTATAGGTTTTATAAAACTTGTTCATTCAGGTCTTGAAGTAGGAAAAGACGTGATGGCAACCATGGTTAATACCCTTATTCTTGCTTATGTTGGAGGAAGTATGCCACTATTTTTGATGTTTTATAATTTTGATTTATCCCTTACTCAAATGGTGAGTAAAGAGATTATTGCAACAGAGATTATTCGTTCATTGTGTGGAAGTATTGGGTTAATTCTTACTATTCCATTAACATCTTTTATTGCAAGTATGATGGTTGAGAATAAATGTGATGGTAGATATTATAAATAA
- a CDS encoding flavodoxin, producing the protein MKKVTVIYWSGTGNTKLMAEAVAAGAGSDAKLLNVENATKEDVMAADAIALGCPSMGAEVLEEGDMEPFVESIADCVSGKPVGLFGSYDWGDGQWMRDWGERMQGYGANVMGEGIINHLTPDDEGLENCRSLGEDLAK; encoded by the coding sequence ATGAAAAAAGTAACTGTAATTTATTGGAGTGGTACTGGAAATACAAAATTAATGGCTGAGGCTGTAGCAGCAGGTGCTGGCAGTGATGCAAAATTATTAAATGTTGAAAATGCAACAAAAGAAGATGTAATGGCTGCTGATGCTATCGCTTTAGGTTGCCCTTCTATGGGTGCTGAAGTTCTAGAAGAAGGAGATATGGAGCCTTTTGTTGAATCTATTGCAGATTGTGTTTCTGGAAAACCAGTTGGTCTATTTGGTTCATACGATTGGGGTGACGGCCAATGGATGAGAGATTGGGGAGAAAGAATGCAAGGGTATGGAGCAAATGTTATGGGTGAAGGCATCATCAATCATCTAACACCTGATGATGAAGGATTAGAAAATTGTAGATCTTTAGGAGAAGATTTAGCAAAATAA
- a CDS encoding DsrE/DsrF/DrsH-like family protein produces the protein MGDKKTIIVFSGDMDKVMASLIIANGAAAMGSEVTMFFTFWGLNTLRKAQKIKVKKDFMEKMFGFMMPRGAEKLGLSKMHFGGMGAKMMKSIMKKKNVNTLPELIESAQMMGVKMIACTMSMDVMGIREEELIDGVEFAGVASYLGEADEANVNLFI, from the coding sequence ATGGGAGATAAAAAAACAATTATTGTATTCAGTGGAGATATGGATAAAGTTATGGCAAGTTTGATTATTGCTAATGGGGCAGCAGCTATGGGCAGTGAAGTAACTATGTTCTTTACCTTTTGGGGATTAAATACATTAAGAAAAGCACAAAAAATTAAAGTGAAGAAAGATTTCATGGAAAAAATGTTTGGATTTATGATGCCAAGAGGTGCTGAAAAACTAGGCCTTTCCAAAATGCATTTTGGAGGAATGGGTGCTAAAATGATGAAAAGCATCATGAAAAAGAAGAATGTAAATACTTTACCAGAATTAATAGAAAGTGCACAGATGATGGGTGTAAAAATGATTGCTTGTACCATGTCTATGGATGTAATGGGGATTCGTGAAGAGGAGCTTATTGATGGAGTAGAGTTTGCAGGAGTAGCTAGTTATCTTGGAGAAGCAGATGAAGCAAATGTAAACTTGTTTATATAA
- a CDS encoding DUF3189 family protein: MYIIYHDVGGTHSTVVAANIHLRRLPMDHIPTQSEIISIPLFDQLEKKDIGRLIYHGNDEYNHAVYTLSRKNASHLIVNTLETVLSMINKDKKEILCVDTSPTVNFLMRIGGGSSRRLGLISFGRPIVAYGTIKAYPKIMDLVKKTKLKIAP, encoded by the coding sequence TTGTATATAATCTATCACGATGTTGGTGGAACACATTCCACTGTCGTTGCAGCCAATATACATCTTCGTCGTCTCCCGATGGATCATATTCCTACGCAATCTGAAATTATTAGTATTCCTCTATTTGACCAATTAGAAAAAAAAGATATAGGAAGACTTATTTATCATGGAAATGACGAGTATAACCATGCTGTCTATACACTAAGTAGAAAAAATGCTTCCCACTTAATCGTAAATACCTTAGAAACAGTCCTTAGTATGATCAATAAAGATAAAAAAGAGATTTTATGTGTAGATACTTCTCCTACAGTAAATTTTCTCATGCGCATTGGTGGAGGAAGTTCTAGAAGACTTGGACTTATATCCTTTGGTAGGCCTATTGTTGCTTATGGCACAATAAAAGCTTATCCTAAAATTATGGATCTTGTAAAAAAAACAAAATTAAAAATAGCACCCTAA
- a CDS encoding metal-sensitive transcriptional regulator: MAKEDAKKDIINRLRTIKGHIAGIEKMIEEDTKTCDDILLQIAAIRASVHKVGLIILEDHAKDCLIGDQEMVTREEVDKVLKTIVKFVK; the protein is encoded by the coding sequence ATGGCTAAGGAAGATGCAAAAAAAGATATTATCAATAGATTAAGAACCATAAAGGGGCATATAGCAGGAATAGAGAAGATGATTGAAGAGGATACAAAAACTTGTGATGATATATTGCTTCAAATTGCAGCTATACGCGCTTCTGTTCATAAGGTAGGTTTAATCATTTTAGAAGACCATGCAAAAGATTGTTTGATTGGAGATCAAGAGATGGTTACTAGAGAAGAAGTAGATAAAGTATTAAAGACAATTGTAAAATTTGTAAAATAG